The Numenius arquata chromosome 17, bNumArq3.hap1.1, whole genome shotgun sequence genome segment GCTACTGGAATGTGCATGGTACTACTGTGTGATGATAATGTAGAGGGAAAGGCAGAATTGGCTGAGAAAATTGCTTAGACCGTAAGATGCTTGAATGGATGCTTGGAATAACAAGCTTCCtattgtatgtgtgtgtttgtgcatgtgcgGGAGTGTGTGCATTTATGTACGAGTGCAGCAATGACAGTAACTTTAAAACAATGCAAGGTTTCCCCAGTTTGCTTAATTTTCCTCCTCCAGGAGTGAGGACTTGCCTAGCTGGGGGCTCTGTCGGGAGGCAGGTGAAGTGTCCAAATTGAATTAGTGCTGTAGTAATTTTATGAATGAAGCCAAAGGCAGGTTCAGTGGAAGAGGAGCAGCGCGGGGAGTCGCGGTGTGCTGAGCTCTCTCCGGCAGGAGCTGTCGCACCCGGGAACCGCACAGACGGGCACAGCCACGGCACAGACCTGCTACAAGTGCCCACAACACAAAGTGAGGCAGCCTCAAGGAAACAGCACCTGGGCCGTGGAAACATGCTCCTGAAAATGAGCTACCACAAATCCAACTGAGCTTGATAGCTGTGTGTGTGACCAGCTCCAGGCTTAGCTGGAGCGTCCCATGCAGAGCCATTTGCTTCCAACCAAGTGTGCCTGCAATCGTgtggcagaggagcaggcagagctcgCTGAGCATCCGTATCTCCTGCACGTGTGACACTTGCTACCAGCACAGCTTGTACGTGAACACCGAAAAAGCAGAAGACAAGGGAGAGAGTCAGTGCATGGGCAGGCTGGCTACACATGCCCAAAGCCAAGCAGAAGAGGACTGCACAGcacagcaggggagggaggaggcagattTGGGTTTGCAAGGTCCAAGAAAGCTGAGGTGCTGGTGAAGCTGCTGCAGATCAGCCCAGAGGAATGACATCCCGAAGGAGCACCGACCACTGCAGGAACACACTTCATCTCTCCCCCTCGGATGTCTGTACCCAAGGAATCTGGGCAAGAGATGAGCACtgtgtattttatcttttttttttgcaccccTAACGAGGAGAAATCTCCCTCCGTACTGGATTGCTTTCTTTTATGCAGAGTTTTTGCATGACATCTCCATAGCACCCATCACCCACAGCACGTGCTAATGGGAAGAAGAGAAGATGAGGGCAAGTCACGAAGAGGATGAACATTGTTCATCCTCTATTGCTACAGAGGTCACTGCCAGGCTCTTTGGCACAAGGGCAGTCGGAGGAGGGCCCCCTGGGGTAATCCTGCTGCCAAGGAacaagggggaggaaaagggcaAAGGAGTTAGAGCTGGTGTGGAGGTAAAGGGACGCTGAACTCACTGGGAAAAGCTGCAAAACTTCACAAATTCCCAGGGTAAAACAGCCTGCCCAGTGGAATGAGGCAGAGGGAAATCTCTGCCTGCTGAGCCCTGCAAGGACAAGGGGGTCCAGCACCCCCCCCACAGAGTTTTCCAAAGAGAGACGACCTGAGCTCCATAAAATATATAGCGTAAACGCACTCCTGTGTGCACCGACCTTTAGGTTGGCACAGGCTTTTGGCATGCCTTAAAATTTGGGAATTTTAGCTACTTCTTCAGCGTTTCTCTCAGGTAGGTTTGGTCTCCTTTTGCCTACACCCAGAGCTAGTATAAACTCAAAGCAACGCAGTTATGGTCTGTACAGCGTTGAGCTTGAGCTAACCAAAAGTTCCCACGTACAACGAGTGACTACCTGCCTGACACGCCGCAGAGCAATCTCACACCTCGCTGCGTAAGGCTGTTTGGACAGGTTCACAGACAGGTCTGTCTGAAATATATCTCTGCGTGGACACGTGAAAATCTGTGGGATTGCACTTGACAGAGAGCATGAAAAAAACTGATTTTACAGACATAAAAACCACAGTGCAACCTACAACTTGCTCTATAgatagaaaatgccttttttgtcCATCAGTCAACTACAGTTTGAAACTGTAGGTCAGGACATAGCTGGAGTTCCTCGTTCAAGGAAAGTTGCTCTgtgaaaacactgcagaaaagctGGACAGGACTTTGAGTGTATCACTTACACACAAAATAGATAACAATTGGGCTGCAAGTGGTAAATCCAAAGTTTGATTTCACTTTTTGGGGGTCTTTTACTTCTTCAGAGTTAAGAACTTAGCAAATAGGTTTAAGCAATCTTGCTGATAGGTCTGCAAGTTGCCATTTAGAATTTAGGAAGGACGCTTTTTTTCCCAACCCCAAACTAACTCTAAGGATTACAGCAAGCGGTTCCAATAATCCACATGGACTCTTTTGTCTCTTCCATGGACACACTAAGACATGTCATTCCTCAAAGCTGTGCTCTTGTTATGATAGTGTGAATCTCACACAAGTGGCCTCAGTGCAGAAGACCTTTGGTACATGCAGACAGTGCAGATACATACTCAGGGACAGGTAACTTCTAAGAGATTATTTGTGTTGCTCTGGCAGATTTCTAATATGTTGGTTTCTGATGTCTTTCCTCTAGTGGAGAATGCAGATGTTCCTCAGATGAGACCCTGCCAAGAAATGGTTCACCATCTCTCAGCAGAGGCATTTCTCAGAGCAGAAAGAACAGATCTTCAGACCCCTGTGGCATGAACAAAGCCTCTGGCATTAAAAGGCCAGGAGGATGTCCCTAACCAATGAGCTGGAGAGTCACTTCTCTGCAACCCCCTACATGGTGACAGACACAAGCGAGGGCAGCCTGTTCAGAATCAGACCCAATGCCTCCACCAATGCCACTGGGGATGGCACACCAGCCGCAAGTTCCATGGAGGACATGATTGCCATCTGCACCATTGGGACAATCCTCTCCCTCATGTGCGTGATTGGGGTGACAGGCAACGTCTACACCTTGCTGGTGATGTGCCATTACTTGCGATCATCTGCCTCCATGTATATTTACATCATCAACCTTGCCCTGGCAGACCTGCTCTACCTTCTCACCATCCCCTTCATCGTCGGGACCTACTTCATTCAGAAATGGTACTTTGGGGACATTGGCTGTCGCATCCTGTTCAGTCTGGACTTCCTCACTATGCATGCCAGCATCTTCACCCTCACAGTCATGAGCACGGAGCGCTACTTTGCTGTGCTGAAGCCCCTGGACACAGTGAAGAGGTCCAAGAGCTACCGAAAGGCCATTGCTGTAGTCATCTGGCTGGTATCGCTGCTGCTCACTCTCCCAATGCTCATCATGATCCAGCTGGTGCAAAGGGACAACAAAAGCATCTGCCTGCCCACTTGGAGCAAGCTGTCCTACAAAGTCTATCTCACCATCCTTTTCGGTACCAGCATCGTGGGCCCAGGGGTAATCATTGGCTACCTTTACATCCGATTAGCTAAGATTTACTGGGTGTCACAAACAGCGTCATTCAAGCAGACCAAGCGGCTGCCGAATCAAAAAGTGCTCTATTTAATCTTCACGATAGTGCTGGTGTTC includes the following:
- the LOC141472926 gene encoding urotensin-2 receptor-like — translated: MSLTNELESHFSATPYMVTDTSEGSLFRIRPNASTNATGDGTPAASSMEDMIAICTIGTILSLMCVIGVTGNVYTLLVMCHYLRSSASMYIYIINLALADLLYLLTIPFIVGTYFIQKWYFGDIGCRILFSLDFLTMHASIFTLTVMSTERYFAVLKPLDTVKRSKSYRKAIAVVIWLVSLLLTLPMLIMIQLVQRDNKSICLPTWSKLSYKVYLTILFGTSIVGPGVIIGYLYIRLAKIYWVSQTASFKQTKRLPNQKVLYLIFTIVLVFWACFLPFWIWQLLFQYYESFPLSPKVMKNINYLTTCLTYSNSCINPFLYTLLTKNYREYLKNRQRSLSSSSGYFQRRNRFQRISGRSLSTSSQHCTETYVLAHAPLGNSSA